The following are encoded together in the Methanosarcina flavescens genome:
- the dnaG gene encoding DNA primase DnaG: protein MQNTDTTKYIIHSKINADGVIERPDIVGAIFGQTEGLLGADLDLRDLQKTGRIGRIEVMVTAKGGKTKGNIFVPSSLDKVETSILAASLETIDRVGPCSAKIEVFQVEDVRAVKRKKIIERAKFIFTKMFDETVPESQELADEVRQSVRIDELTYYGKSRIPCGPNVVNSDAIIIVEGRADILNLLRYGIKNTICVGGTNIPPEVAELTKKKTVTAFTDGDRGGELIIRELLQVADIDYVARAPDGKCVEDLVQKEVIRALRRKVPVEQIIEKYGIQEREGEESACRVERSPKRKIRAPEIALRTAEKKLHKRIKVHRVAPKPDLYREEIPEEEMREAEPEKTFEKVPEEVAEKVSEISPVTAEKVKPRPIVAKPQISARAVPAASRVSREKPSEKVTTAVKVPGGEAVRVSPAPVKTVPISPEAARFRLHVEALRGTLTARILDPQDKVIEEIAVRDLASRLKAYKDNIQTVVFDGVITQRLVDIASSNAIKSLIGVKIGNVAKVPADMEVLTASML from the coding sequence ATGCAAAATACAGATACTACAAAGTATATCATCCATTCTAAAATTAACGCTGATGGGGTAATCGAACGTCCTGATATCGTAGGTGCGATTTTCGGACAAACTGAGGGGCTTCTCGGGGCCGATCTTGATCTACGTGACCTGCAAAAAACTGGCAGGATTGGCAGGATTGAGGTGATGGTTACGGCTAAAGGAGGAAAAACAAAAGGAAATATCTTTGTTCCCTCAAGCCTTGATAAGGTTGAAACCTCAATTCTTGCTGCATCTCTTGAGACGATTGACAGAGTAGGACCGTGCAGCGCCAAAATTGAGGTTTTCCAAGTAGAAGACGTAAGGGCTGTGAAGCGGAAGAAGATTATTGAAAGGGCAAAGTTCATTTTCACCAAAATGTTTGATGAGACTGTGCCCGAATCTCAGGAACTAGCAGATGAAGTCCGGCAATCCGTGAGAATTGACGAACTTACTTACTATGGCAAATCCAGAATTCCCTGCGGACCGAACGTAGTTAATTCAGATGCAATTATTATTGTCGAAGGGAGAGCTGACATTCTGAACCTGCTCCGTTATGGTATCAAGAATACCATCTGTGTAGGAGGAACAAACATCCCCCCTGAGGTTGCAGAGCTTACTAAAAAGAAAACAGTTACGGCATTCACGGACGGGGATCGTGGAGGCGAACTCATAATACGTGAGCTCCTTCAGGTTGCAGACATTGATTATGTTGCCCGTGCTCCCGATGGAAAATGTGTAGAAGACCTTGTCCAGAAAGAAGTTATAAGGGCCCTTCGCCGGAAAGTTCCTGTAGAACAGATCATTGAGAAGTACGGAATTCAGGAAAGGGAAGGTGAAGAAAGTGCCTGCAGAGTGGAGAGAAGCCCCAAGAGAAAGATAAGGGCACCTGAAATTGCCCTTAGGACTGCTGAGAAGAAATTGCACAAGCGTATTAAGGTTCACAGGGTCGCTCCAAAGCCGGATCTTTACAGAGAGGAAATCCCTGAAGAAGAAATGAGAGAAGCAGAGCCTGAAAAAACTTTTGAAAAGGTCCCTGAAGAGGTTGCTGAGAAAGTCTCCGAAATCTCTCCAGTGACTGCAGAGAAGGTTAAACCAAGACCTATAGTTGCAAAACCCCAGATTTCGGCAAGGGCAGTTCCTGCTGCCAGCAGAGTTTCCAGAGAAAAACCCTCTGAGAAAGTTACTACGGCTGTCAAAGTTCCTGGAGGTGAGGCAGTCAGGGTATCACCTGCCCCGGTAAAAACAGTCCCCATCTCCCCCGAAGCTGCCAGGTTCAGGCTTCATGTCGAAGCTCTGAGAGGAACTCTAACGGCCAGAATTCTTGACCCTCAGGACAAGGTAATAGAAGAGATTGCTGTTCGAGATCTTGCCAGCAGGCTAAAAGCCTATAAAGACAATATTCAGACTGTTGTTTTTGATGGCGTAATTACCCAGAGGTTAGTTGATATTGCTTCGAGTAACGCAATTAAGAGCCTTATAGGTGTAAAGATAGGTAACGTAGCCAAGGTTCCTGCTGATATGGAAGTTTTAACCGCAAGCATGCTTTGA
- a CDS encoding NAD(P)/FAD-dependent oxidoreductase: protein MGSRFATQGAVDVDIQKATGAKGKFQEAVSAQNPEKENPSRVVIIGGGACGMAVATKIRRQSDFEITVLSRDSHTAYSHCGIPFVLGREIENFEKLIVKPLDFFQKNRIDVRLNECASSIDLDSKIVRTGKGVYPFDKLVIATGSLPFVPRISSANILPYGVFTLRSLKDGILFERALETANRVCIIGAGTLGIECAVALAKRGVKPFLISRSKNLVSKQLDPDISVIIREHLENIGIEVITGATVTFPENFWKEKILFLEDRKLPADLVLFTSGVRPETFLAMDAGIKIGKSGGIIVNEMLQVKAGKEFLPYVYAGGECVEVTDLITGEARLSQLGTTARHMADIIANNITGKRAVLGPLADPWVAVAGDLQFGGVGITSKEAESHGIKVVTGFSRGRTRAFYYPGRKDLYIKLLFKDGVLVGAQLAGGEGIKERIDALSLAIRKKTTIRDLLDLETCYAPPLSMLVDPLKPAVKAAIRNIKEEEKKKKMAAG, encoded by the coding sequence ATGGGAAGCCGTTTTGCCACACAAGGTGCTGTAGATGTTGATATTCAGAAGGCGACCGGAGCTAAGGGAAAATTTCAGGAAGCAGTATCCGCGCAGAACCCTGAAAAAGAAAATCCATCAAGGGTAGTTATTATAGGAGGCGGAGCCTGCGGCATGGCAGTTGCCACCAAAATTCGAAGGCAGAGTGATTTTGAGATTACTGTACTTTCAAGAGATTCTCATACTGCTTATAGTCATTGTGGAATCCCTTTTGTTCTGGGCAGGGAAATTGAGAATTTTGAGAAGCTGATAGTAAAGCCCCTGGATTTCTTCCAGAAAAACAGAATAGACGTCAGGCTAAATGAGTGTGCAAGCTCAATAGACCTGGATTCAAAGATTGTTCGGACAGGGAAAGGAGTTTATCCTTTTGACAAACTTGTAATTGCTACAGGCAGCCTGCCCTTTGTACCTCGAATAAGCAGCGCAAATATTCTCCCCTATGGAGTCTTTACCCTGAGAAGCCTCAAGGATGGTATACTTTTTGAAAGAGCCCTTGAAACTGCTAATAGAGTTTGTATAATAGGCGCAGGAACACTAGGAATAGAGTGTGCAGTCGCGCTTGCAAAAAGAGGAGTAAAACCTTTCCTCATAAGCAGAAGCAAAAACTTGGTTTCCAAGCAGCTTGATCCTGATATCTCTGTAATTATACGGGAACATCTGGAGAATATTGGGATTGAGGTTATCACCGGAGCAACTGTGACTTTTCCTGAAAATTTCTGGAAAGAAAAAATCCTGTTCCTTGAGGATAGGAAGCTCCCTGCAGATCTTGTACTTTTTACAAGCGGAGTCAGGCCTGAGACATTCCTTGCCATGGATGCAGGAATAAAAATCGGAAAATCCGGAGGGATAATTGTAAATGAAATGCTCCAGGTTAAGGCGGGAAAAGAATTTCTTCCCTATGTATATGCAGGTGGGGAGTGTGTAGAAGTAACAGACCTTATAACAGGAGAAGCCAGGTTAAGTCAATTGGGTACAACAGCCCGCCATATGGCCGACATAATCGCCAACAATATCACAGGAAAACGTGCCGTTCTCGGGCCGCTTGCCGACCCTTGGGTAGCCGTGGCAGGAGATTTGCAATTTGGTGGAGTTGGTATCACTTCAAAAGAAGCCGAAAGCCATGGAATAAAGGTAGTCACAGGATTTTCCCGAGGACGTACAAGAGCCTTCTATTACCCGGGCAGGAAAGATCTGTACATTAAACTCCTGTTCAAAGATGGGGTTCTGGTGGGTGCTCAGCTTGCAGGAGGAGAAGGGATAAAGGAAAGAATCGATGCACTTTCTCTTGCAATCAGAAAGAAAACAACGATAAGAGACCTCCTTGACCTGGAAACATGCTACGCACCGCCGTTATCTATGCTTGTAGATCCTCTCAAACCGGCTGTGAAAGCTGCAATCCGAAATATAAAGGAAGAAGAAAAAAAGAAAAAGATGGCAGCAGGATAA
- the rtcA gene encoding RNA 3'-terminal phosphate cyclase, which yields MLEIDGSYGEGGGQLVRTAVALSAVTGKEIRVINIRKNRPSSGLKQQHLKAIETASRICEARVSGLFLGSTELSFAPVEIKGGKYDIDIGTAGSITLLLQCIMPALPFAKEEVELTIKGGTDVAWSPTIHYLQHVTLKALEKLGYSGSVTLKEHGYYPKGGGKISAFFKPCKLKGFHFLKEEEEIKGISHASNLPAHVPLRQAEAATARLIDAGYSSQIETQSFETFSTGSGITLWTGYMGGSALGERGLPAEKVGKRAADEIISELRAGASVDTHLADQLIPYMALAGDSSYTVRELSLHAATNIWVTEQFLDVKFRIEEKEGVFEVSVN from the coding sequence ATGTTAGAAATCGATGGTTCTTACGGTGAAGGGGGAGGGCAGCTTGTCAGAACAGCTGTTGCTCTTTCTGCAGTTACAGGCAAAGAGATCAGGGTTATAAATATCAGGAAAAACAGGCCAAGCTCTGGATTAAAACAACAGCATTTAAAAGCTATTGAAACTGCATCGAGAATTTGCGAAGCCCGAGTTTCGGGACTTTTCCTGGGATCTACTGAGCTTTCTTTTGCTCCAGTGGAAATAAAGGGGGGTAAGTATGATATTGATATTGGGACCGCAGGAAGCATAACCCTGCTGCTCCAGTGCATTATGCCAGCTCTTCCATTTGCGAAAGAAGAGGTCGAATTAACGATAAAAGGAGGGACAGACGTGGCATGGTCTCCAACAATACACTACTTACAACATGTGACCCTCAAGGCTCTGGAAAAGCTTGGCTATTCAGGTAGCGTAACCCTGAAGGAACACGGTTACTATCCTAAAGGAGGAGGGAAAATTTCAGCTTTTTTTAAACCTTGCAAGCTTAAAGGATTTCATTTTTTAAAAGAAGAGGAAGAGATAAAGGGGATTTCTCACGCTTCGAATCTTCCTGCCCATGTACCTTTACGTCAGGCTGAAGCTGCCACCGCAAGATTAATAGATGCCGGATATTCCTCGCAGATCGAAACTCAATCTTTTGAAACCTTTTCGACTGGAAGCGGGATAACTCTCTGGACAGGTTATATGGGTGGGAGTGCACTAGGGGAAAGAGGGCTTCCCGCAGAAAAAGTAGGCAAACGTGCCGCAGATGAGATTATTTCTGAACTTAGAGCAGGAGCTTCTGTGGATACACATCTGGCAGACCAGCTAATACCGTACATGGCTCTTGCAGGAGATAGTTCTTACACAGTAAGGGAACTTTCTCTTCATGCTGCGACAAATATCTGGGTTACTGAACAATTCCTTGATGTCAAATTCAGGATAGAGGAAAAAGAAGGCGTTTTTGAAGTATCCGTGAATTGA
- a CDS encoding RNA 2'-phosphotransferase, which yields MIRKCTEHGYFRGGSCLQCKRPGRYLLDDSKEEKLGRFVSGTLRHFPASAGVEMDMFGWVNLNAFYDVMKKRYNWMKKEYLYALVESDEKGRYEIRNSKIRARYGHSVNIDLDYKESDYPYLYYGASPEEVDVLLENGIFPVKQRYVHLSTSYEKALEVALIHTENPIILQIDAFKAQEDGISLKLATDDIVLTEKIPPEYLFIIED from the coding sequence ATGATTAGGAAATGCACTGAGCACGGCTATTTTAGAGGAGGCAGCTGTCTGCAGTGTAAACGCCCTGGCAGATACCTGCTGGACGACAGCAAGGAAGAAAAGCTTGGCAGGTTTGTATCAGGCACTCTCCGGCATTTCCCAGCGTCTGCAGGGGTTGAAATGGACATGTTCGGCTGGGTTAATCTCAATGCTTTCTATGATGTTATGAAAAAACGGTACAACTGGATGAAAAAGGAATACCTTTATGCCCTTGTAGAATCCGATGAAAAAGGACGGTATGAAATTCGTAATTCCAAAATCAGGGCACGCTATGGGCATTCTGTCAATATTGACCTGGACTATAAGGAAAGCGATTATCCATACCTGTATTATGGGGCAAGCCCTGAGGAAGTCGATGTTCTGCTTGAGAACGGGATTTTTCCGGTAAAACAGAGATACGTCCACCTCAGCACCTCATATGAGAAGGCATTAGAAGTAGCCCTTATTCATACTGAAAACCCTATCATCCTTCAAATAGATGCATTTAAAGCCCAGGAAGACGGGATCTCTCTCAAACTTGCAACTGACGACATCGTACTTACGGAAAAGATACCCCCTGAATATCTTTTTATCATTGAAGATTGA
- a CDS encoding MFS transporter, giving the protein MSIYSAAILLSSFIFGRLGDFHNLRTILLGGLGFSSVAFFLQIFANDPGSLMLSRAFTGFTVGICPGALIMYVYYQKKSLGRFISLGSLGWLAGFLLAGLIGKKMNILFLLSATFYLLCFLKALKLKSVLKPRLGVSYFSLNTLLKNSGIYFPLFLRHTGALGVWAFYPLYLKQLGASAFWIGFIYAINPAIQFLIMCRLDSFENRKLIYAGYLISAIGFVSYALAPFYLYIIPSMFLVACAWSFLYVGSTRQVVELNPDKATVAGLINSMIGAAGVAGALLGGVSSQLFGFRETALGAAFLAISGLLFYKIFGDNFNTENG; this is encoded by the coding sequence GTGAGTATTTACTCAGCTGCGATCTTGCTTTCCTCCTTTATCTTCGGCCGGCTTGGAGACTTTCATAATTTACGCACAATTCTCCTTGGAGGTCTTGGATTTTCATCTGTAGCTTTTTTCCTTCAGATTTTTGCCAATGATCCGGGTTCTCTAATGCTTTCAAGAGCTTTTACAGGTTTCACCGTAGGAATTTGCCCTGGAGCATTGATTATGTATGTGTACTACCAGAAAAAGAGCCTGGGAAGATTTATTTCCCTAGGTTCTCTGGGATGGCTGGCTGGCTTCCTGTTAGCAGGTCTTATAGGAAAAAAAATGAACATACTCTTCTTGCTTTCTGCCACTTTTTACCTATTATGTTTTTTAAAGGCCTTAAAATTGAAAAGCGTTCTAAAACCCAGGCTTGGCGTTTCATACTTTTCTTTGAATACTCTGTTGAAGAATTCAGGAATCTATTTTCCTCTTTTCCTCCGCCATACCGGAGCCCTGGGAGTCTGGGCATTTTATCCTCTGTATCTTAAGCAGCTAGGAGCAAGTGCTTTCTGGATAGGATTTATCTACGCTATTAACCCCGCAATCCAGTTTTTAATTATGTGCAGGCTGGATTCCTTTGAAAACAGGAAACTGATCTATGCAGGATACCTTATTTCAGCTATTGGCTTTGTGAGTTATGCACTAGCTCCATTTTATCTTTATATTATACCCAGTATGTTTCTCGTTGCCTGTGCCTGGTCTTTTTTGTATGTGGGCTCCACCCGCCAAGTTGTCGAACTGAATCCAGATAAAGCAACAGTAGCGGGTCTTATCAACTCAATGATTGGCGCTGCAGGAGTTGCAGGCGCTCTCCTAGGGGGAGTTTCTTCCCAGCTTTTCGGTTTTAGGGAAACAGCATTAGGAGCTGCCTTTCTGGCTATTTCAGGTCTCTTATTCTACAAAATATTTGGAGACAATTTTAACACCGAGAATGGTTGA
- a CDS encoding OB-fold nucleic acid binding domain-containing protein (Replication protein A protects and stabilize the intermediate ssDNA that is generated by the unwinding action of a DNA helicase at the replication fork. In addition, SSBs prevent the formation of secondary structures by single-stranded template DNA.): MTDIESIYKKLSHVISKEDFLQRVQKKMESMGGLCDEPMAAMLVANELGFSDVGRDSVKIEDIKAENGPVNFIARVLSVFDAKEFTRNDGTIGRVGNLIVGDETGKIKVTLWDNMADLIKVGKIKTGQTLQISGYAKQGYSGVEVNVGNNGVITESEEEIDVAASSQKIKDVKDGMGDLNLVGKVLEVSEIRTFQRKDGSSGKVGSLLLGDATGTIRVTLWDEKTEFLNQIEYGDTVELVNAYARENAFSQKVELQVGSRSIIRKSEKKIEYEEKFTPIADISADMNDINVSGRVLDIGETRTFEKKDGSTGRVGNLLLGDSTGKIRLTLWNEKTDFLDEIDFDETIEVLHAYSRENAFNQQVELNLGSRGIIQKSEKEIEYREKFTDIADIVPGESYSVQGKVYEIGELREFEREDGTENVVANLQLKDETGSIRLTLWGEQAYVIEDLDIDSEIQVINAYAKYGLNEEIELSVGNRSRVIIL; encoded by the coding sequence ATGACAGATATTGAATCGATATATAAAAAGCTCAGCCATGTCATCAGTAAAGAAGATTTTCTGCAGCGTGTCCAGAAGAAGATGGAAAGCATGGGCGGGCTTTGTGATGAACCTATGGCTGCCATGCTGGTTGCCAATGAACTCGGATTTTCAGATGTAGGTCGGGACAGTGTAAAGATTGAGGACATTAAAGCCGAGAACGGACCAGTTAACTTTATTGCAAGGGTATTATCGGTTTTTGATGCCAAGGAATTTACCCGGAATGACGGGACGATAGGCAGGGTAGGAAATTTAATTGTCGGAGATGAGACCGGAAAAATAAAGGTTACTCTCTGGGACAATATGGCGGATCTCATTAAGGTTGGAAAAATCAAAACAGGGCAAACCCTCCAGATCAGCGGCTATGCAAAGCAGGGATACTCCGGAGTGGAAGTCAATGTAGGAAATAATGGAGTCATAACCGAAAGTGAAGAAGAAATCGATGTGGCTGCAAGCAGCCAGAAGATTAAGGATGTAAAGGATGGCATGGGAGACCTGAATTTGGTAGGTAAAGTTCTTGAAGTCTCAGAAATAAGGACTTTCCAGAGAAAAGACGGTAGCAGCGGAAAGGTTGGAAGCCTGCTCCTAGGGGATGCAACAGGCACAATCAGGGTGACATTATGGGATGAGAAGACCGAGTTTCTGAACCAGATAGAATATGGAGATACTGTGGAACTTGTCAATGCTTATGCCCGGGAAAATGCATTTAGTCAGAAAGTTGAGCTGCAGGTAGGAAGCCGAAGTATAATCCGGAAAAGTGAGAAAAAAATCGAGTATGAGGAGAAATTTACCCCGATTGCGGATATCAGTGCCGATATGAACGATATCAATGTTTCTGGGAGGGTACTGGACATTGGGGAAACTCGCACCTTTGAGAAAAAAGATGGGTCTACCGGAAGAGTTGGAAATCTCCTTCTTGGGGATTCCACAGGCAAAATCAGGCTAACTCTCTGGAATGAAAAAACCGATTTTCTGGATGAGATTGATTTTGACGAGACAATAGAAGTACTCCATGCCTATTCTCGGGAAAATGCTTTCAACCAGCAGGTGGAGCTGAATCTGGGAAGCAGAGGGATAATCCAGAAAAGTGAGAAGGAAATTGAGTATAGAGAAAAGTTTACGGATATCGCTGATATTGTCCCTGGGGAGAGTTACTCAGTCCAGGGGAAAGTTTACGAAATTGGAGAACTCCGGGAGTTTGAGAGGGAAGACGGAACCGAAAATGTGGTTGCAAATCTGCAACTTAAAGACGAAACCGGCAGCATAAGGTTAACTCTCTGGGGAGAGCAGGCATATGTTATCGAAGATCTTGATATTGATTCCGAGATACAGGTTATTAACGCATATGCGAAATATGGCCTGAACGAGGAAATCGAGTTGAGTGTCGGGAACCGAAGCAGAGTGATTATACTTTGA
- a CDS encoding CBS domain-containing protein, protein MADGPERDMDADNGKYAGIHNREIERELSVAEVMNKAVIVMDINSDIPAIAREMVSRDAGSVIITENGKATGIITERDLVKSIVTENRKPDEVKAEEVLSSPLITIEPETDIIKASEIMLKANIKRLPVLKDRTVVGVISNTDILMVTPGLNTILKDLIEMNRDALLSIPPRDEIPDLKNSRINVCESCDSISIDLRYLDGRYLCGNCRHEQDIEADRGRYAGIHNRDVGKVSVAQAMNKAVIVMDIDSDIPAIAREMVGRDAGSVIITENGKAMGIITERDLVKGIVTENRKPDEVRAEDILSSPLITIEPEKSIAEASKIMLKANIKRLPVLEDRTVIGVISNTDILMVTPGLSTILKDLIDMNREALLSVPSIEEISESEDFPSGICESCYTFSYDLRLVNGQYLCGRCREEIGENYE, encoded by the coding sequence ATGGCAGATGGACCTGAGAGGGACATGGATGCTGATAATGGAAAATATGCTGGCATTCACAACAGAGAGATTGAAAGAGAGCTCTCAGTTGCTGAAGTTATGAATAAAGCAGTTATAGTAATGGATATCAACTCAGATATTCCTGCTATTGCAAGGGAAATGGTCAGTCGTGATGCAGGAAGCGTCATTATCACTGAGAATGGTAAGGCTACGGGCATCATAACTGAAAGAGATCTTGTAAAAAGTATTGTTACAGAAAACAGAAAACCAGATGAAGTGAAAGCGGAGGAAGTCCTCTCAAGCCCTCTTATAACTATAGAGCCTGAAACTGATATAATAAAAGCTTCCGAAATCATGTTAAAGGCAAATATTAAAAGGCTGCCAGTCCTGAAAGACAGAACAGTAGTAGGAGTAATTTCGAATACTGATATCCTGATGGTAACACCTGGACTTAATACTATTCTTAAAGACCTTATTGAAATGAATAGAGACGCTCTCCTCTCCATTCCACCAAGAGACGAGATCCCAGATTTAAAAAATTCCAGAATAAATGTATGTGAATCCTGTGACTCTATTTCCATTGACCTCAGGTACCTAGACGGCAGGTATTTATGCGGAAACTGTCGGCATGAACAGGATATAGAGGCTGACAGGGGAAGATATGCTGGTATCCACAATAGGGATGTCGGTAAAGTTTCGGTTGCTCAAGCTATGAACAAGGCAGTCATAGTAATGGACATCGACTCAGATATTCCTGCTATTGCAAGAGAGATGGTCGGTCGTGATGCAGGAAGCGTTATTATCACTGAGAATGGTAAGGCTATGGGCATCATAACTGAAAGGGATCTGGTAAAAGGTATTGTTACAGAAAACAGAAAACCAGATGAAGTGAGAGCGGAGGATATTCTCTCAAGTCCTCTTATAACTATAGAACCCGAAAAAAGTATTGCAGAAGCTTCCAAAATTATGTTAAAAGCAAACATTAAAAGATTGCCAGTTTTGGAAGACAGAACAGTAATAGGAGTAATTTCGAATACTGATATCCTGATGGTAACACCTGGACTTAGTACTATTCTTAAAGATCTTATTGATATGAATAGAGAGGCTCTACTATCTGTCCCATCAATTGAAGAGATTTCAGAGTCAGAAGATTTTCCCTCGGGTATATGTGAATCCTGTTATACTTTCTCATATGACCTTAGATTAGTGAATGGACAGTACTTATGTGGAAGATGTCGGGAAGAAATAGGGGAAAATTACGAGTAA